A single window of Deinococcus sp. KSM4-11 DNA harbors:
- a CDS encoding N-acetylmuramoyl-L-alanine amidase produces MNGFSLPRTKGASGRLPRPRLLPALLLTALCTLPHAAHAAPRIGTHDTYTRLVFDLPKTSALDVNVTAQSITVKLGVKLKSEQGALKSPGVTAYAVSGGTVTVTLASGYGHAKASVLPAPAGQGARLVIDVLKGATVGSVPVTPPRTPSAVTRPASTSSLRRPRVVLDAGHGGIDPGMSSAWVVEKDVTLDVALRTRAELVRHGVDVTMVRSTDTQLSTVKRTDLDARSRLATSGTVSAYVSIHVNSGGAAAQGIETYYFGQPLGGSNRSLAVEENGGGSTGEELTRQAASSAQSALGDILSQAKLSFSRDLARRVQISLVAATGAVNRGVLTDAFYVIKNPTTPAVLVEVGYGSNPSEGQKLATAAYRDRLAQGLARAILDFLHTD; encoded by the coding sequence GTGAACGGCTTTTCCCTCCCCCGCACCAAAGGGGCGTCCGGACGACTTCCACGCCCCAGGCTCCTGCCGGCCCTGCTGCTCACCGCGCTGTGCACGCTGCCCCACGCCGCCCACGCCGCCCCGCGCATCGGCACCCACGACACCTACACCCGGCTGGTCTTCGACCTCCCCAAGACCAGTGCCCTCGATGTCAACGTCACCGCCCAGAGCATCACCGTGAAACTGGGCGTCAAGCTCAAGTCCGAACAGGGCGCGCTCAAATCCCCTGGCGTCACCGCGTATGCCGTCTCTGGAGGCACAGTCACCGTGACCCTCGCCAGCGGGTACGGACACGCCAAGGCCAGCGTGCTCCCCGCCCCGGCCGGCCAGGGCGCGCGGCTCGTAATCGACGTGCTCAAGGGCGCGACCGTGGGTTCCGTGCCGGTCACTCCGCCCCGCACGCCGAGCGCCGTGACCCGCCCCGCCAGCACGTCCTCGCTGCGCCGCCCCAGGGTGGTGCTGGATGCCGGGCACGGCGGCATCGACCCCGGCATGTCCAGCGCATGGGTCGTGGAGAAGGACGTGACCCTGGACGTCGCCCTGCGCACCCGCGCCGAACTCGTGCGGCACGGGGTGGATGTCACTATGGTGCGTTCCACCGACACGCAGCTCAGCACCGTCAAGCGCACGGATCTCGACGCCCGCTCGCGCCTCGCCACCTCCGGCACCGTGAGTGCGTACGTCAGCATTCACGTGAACTCCGGCGGGGCGGCCGCGCAGGGCATCGAAACGTACTACTTCGGACAGCCGCTGGGAGGCAGCAACCGCAGCCTGGCCGTCGAGGAAAACGGTGGCGGCAGCACCGGCGAGGAACTCACCCGGCAGGCGGCCAGCAGTGCCCAAAGCGCCCTGGGCGACATCCTCTCGCAGGCGAAACTGTCGTTCAGCCGCGACCTGGCCCGCCGCGTGCAGATCAGCCTGGTGGCCGCCACCGGCGCCGTGAACCGGGGCGTGCTCACCGACGCCTTCTATGTGATCAAGAACCCCACCACGCCCGCCGTGCTGGTCGAGGTCGGCTACGGCTCCAACCCCAGCGAGGGGCAGAAACTGGCCACCGCCGCCTACCGCGACCGCCTCGCGCAGGGGCTCGCCCGGGCCATCCTGGACTTCCTGCACACCGACTGA
- a CDS encoding ATP-binding protein, producing MTLPPSQDPGLAATDLQAILDSSSDCIKVLDLDAHLLSMNAGGMAVMEIEDFSVCEHALWPTFWEGVAREQVEHALEAARAGHTTTFEGPAQTFAGTPKWWEVRVSPLRDPDGGITRLLAISRDITARKVAEQQLQEIQQLLSDRAQTLEVRVSQQERALDAFVRFTTQVASITDLEELAMAAGDIIKDAVGGATSGLYLIRGQTAFPLAFSRNTPPAVRVARQTGVPLSMPLAAEAVQARRTVFAQGEDGRVQSVGYASALSITPYFSGQRPYALFAAGTGRPEWTAQEQAIIESVGRGLGLALERAEQTRQLQERTASLDAFVAFTEAAGVAVDGLVLARQAELVLRATLDQVSVAVYELEDGLWKARIWSGDIQPEVIAAIQQGIPQDAPNFAEAAQSGTGVFVDGWKAEDDLAPSASNYGAVAIIPTQGGPTPQLFTVGTLAARAWTPREQAIIRAVGGALTLALKRTELARQLLLQRDALDRRTQELMAANEELEAFTYSASHDLRTPVRHVMGFADLARRALDQQQPEKVVRSLGIIQQGAARMEQLIDGMLMLSRAGRQDYHPRMVALEPLLTQAQRDAELDFPAQTIEVTLPTPVMVWGDATLLQQVMTNLINNAVKYSSGRDVSEVTVHVSDTDAEWVITVQDNGVGFDPRYAGKLFGIFQRLHTHDAFPGIGVGLATVRRIVLKHGGRVFADSVDGQGATFGVALPKPPEA from the coding sequence ATGACCCTGCCCCCGTCCCAAGACCCCGGCCTCGCTGCCACCGACCTGCAGGCCATCCTCGACAGCAGTTCGGACTGCATCAAGGTGCTCGACCTGGACGCCCACCTGCTGTCCATGAACGCCGGTGGGATGGCCGTCATGGAGATCGAGGATTTCAGCGTCTGCGAGCACGCGCTGTGGCCCACCTTCTGGGAGGGCGTCGCCCGCGAACAGGTGGAGCACGCGCTGGAGGCCGCCCGTGCCGGGCACACCACGACCTTCGAGGGCCCGGCGCAGACCTTTGCCGGGACGCCGAAGTGGTGGGAGGTGCGGGTCTCTCCGCTGCGCGATCCGGACGGCGGGATCACCCGCCTGCTGGCCATCTCACGGGACATCACCGCGCGCAAGGTGGCCGAACAGCAGTTGCAGGAGATCCAGCAGCTGCTGAGTGACCGGGCCCAGACGCTCGAAGTGCGGGTCAGTCAACAGGAACGGGCGCTGGACGCTTTCGTGCGCTTCACGACCCAGGTGGCCAGCATCACGGACCTCGAGGAACTCGCCATGGCCGCCGGCGACATCATCAAGGACGCCGTGGGGGGAGCCACCAGCGGCCTGTACCTGATTCGTGGACAGACCGCGTTCCCGCTGGCGTTCTCCCGGAACACCCCGCCTGCCGTCCGGGTCGCCCGGCAGACGGGGGTGCCGCTCAGCATGCCCCTGGCGGCGGAGGCTGTGCAGGCGCGCCGGACGGTCTTCGCTCAGGGTGAGGACGGCCGGGTGCAGTCGGTGGGGTATGCCAGTGCCCTGAGCATCACGCCGTATTTCAGCGGTCAGCGACCGTACGCCCTGTTCGCGGCCGGAACGGGCCGGCCCGAGTGGACGGCCCAGGAACAGGCGATCATCGAATCGGTCGGGCGCGGCCTGGGCCTGGCCCTGGAGCGGGCCGAGCAGACCCGGCAACTCCAGGAGCGCACCGCCAGCCTGGACGCCTTCGTGGCCTTCACGGAAGCGGCGGGGGTCGCCGTGGACGGCCTGGTGCTGGCCCGACAGGCGGAACTGGTGCTCCGCGCCACCCTGGATCAGGTCAGCGTGGCGGTGTATGAACTCGAAGACGGCCTGTGGAAAGCCCGGATCTGGTCCGGAGACATCCAGCCGGAGGTGATCGCCGCCATCCAGCAGGGCATTCCTCAGGATGCCCCGAACTTCGCCGAGGCGGCGCAGTCCGGCACCGGGGTCTTCGTGGACGGCTGGAAGGCCGAGGATGACCTCGCACCGAGCGCCTCGAACTATGGAGCGGTGGCCATCATCCCCACACAGGGGGGGCCGACGCCACAACTGTTCACCGTGGGCACCCTGGCAGCCCGTGCCTGGACGCCCCGCGAGCAGGCCATCATCCGGGCCGTCGGCGGCGCCCTGACCCTGGCCCTGAAACGCACCGAGCTGGCCCGGCAACTCCTCCTCCAGCGCGACGCCCTGGATCGCCGCACCCAGGAACTGATGGCGGCCAACGAAGAACTCGAGGCCTTCACCTACTCCGCCTCACACGACCTGCGCACTCCGGTGCGGCATGTCATGGGATTCGCGGATCTGGCACGGCGCGCCCTGGATCAGCAGCAGCCCGAGAAGGTCGTACGCAGCCTGGGCATCATCCAGCAGGGAGCCGCGCGCATGGAGCAGCTCATCGACGGCATGCTGATGCTGTCCCGTGCCGGCCGGCAGGACTACCACCCCCGGATGGTCGCTCTGGAACCGCTGCTCACGCAGGCCCAGCGGGACGCCGAGCTGGACTTCCCGGCGCAGACCATCGAGGTGACCCTGCCCACGCCGGTCATGGTGTGGGGCGACGCGACCCTGCTCCAGCAGGTGATGACCAACCTGATCAACAACGCGGTGAAGTACTCCAGCGGGCGGGACGTCTCGGAGGTCACGGTGCACGTCAGCGACACCGACGCGGAATGGGTGATCACCGTTCAGGACAATGGCGTGGGATTCGATCCGCGCTACGCCGGGAAGCTCTTCGGGATCTTCCAGCGGCTGCACACCCACGACGCCTTTCCGGGCATCGGGGTGGGACTGGCGACCGTACGGCGGATCGTGCTCAAGCACGGCGGCCGGGTCTTCGCCGACAGCGTGGATGGCCAGGGAGCCACGTTCGGCGTGGCCCTGCCCAAACCGCCGGAAGCGTGA